GTCAACTTATATAAGTCGTAGACAGGGAAAGCCACTCCCAGATTGGCTGAGTAAATTGAAAAAGTCAGGGGCCCTCTTCGGTTGATCCGTGCTCTGGCCTTCGTGATGTACTGTTGGAAGTACTCCTCATCAGTCATTTGGCTGTCGGTTTTCAACCTGTATTCAAACCATTCTTTGGCATAGGTAAATGATGCTTCATGACCTCTTTTAGCAAAACGCAGGAGACCTTCAATTTGAATAGATCCGTCCCAATTGGTGGTGATTTCGCTATAAGGTTTGGCCAGCGTATTCTCTACCATTTTCCTCAGGTTATCAGGAAGGTTGTCAGGGAAGCCACCATCGGACTTTTCAAATAGTTTGGCACCCGCAGATGCCATTCCCGGGGCAAGTACCATACTCCCTACACCACTCAGCATAATAAGATTTGTAAATTCTCTTCTATCCATTACTTTTTGATGATTTGTATTGTGTTGGAAAGCTTATCCGCCTCTTTCTGCAGGTATTCTTCAAAGTTTGAACGCTTCGAAAAATAGACATCACTCAGCTCCCAACAAGCGAAAAAATAAATCCTGGTCTCAGGTTGGCCTTTCAGGGCCACATAATGTGTATCCGATACGGTTCCCGTGGTATCAGTGGATCCATGATCCACATACTGATCACTGGAAAACAGTACGGCTAGTCCTAGTTTTGAGTCCGTCCCGTCTGCCTGATTTTCGTAGGTGGATATGGATGAAAATAGATCATTATGTTTCCGAAAGGTGACAGAGTCACTTTTAAAGCTTGGTATTCCTACCGCTAGGGTGAGCGTGGTATCACTTATGCCAATGTCGTTTCTGTAGTAGTATTTTCCCTTGGTAAGTGTCAGCCGCTCGGAGCCATCAATTTTCCTGCTTCCTGAGTCCCATCCTTTGAATTCCAATCGATGGGATGATTCCAGGTCTCCACTGTAAAGCTCCTGGTAGGTGATTTCATCTGCATCTCCCAGACGGTATAGTGTGCCTTCTTCTATCACGCCTAAGCCCCCAGCTCCAAGGGATTGACCCACCCGAAGGATATCCATTCCCCAATCCGATAGTTGATGCCAGCTACTCCCGATTCCTGCACGATCGAGGATCATTTGGTCTGTGGTCTTCCCATATATGTCTTTGCCATTGCGGGGATCAAAGAAAGTACGAAAGGCTACTTTATCGTTTTCTATTCCCGGGCCTTCCAGCTGAAAGAATGGGTCACTGATCCGCTGAGTAGCCCCTCTTTTCCTCACGATTTCCGTGATTTTAGAACCAGCAAACCTGTCCTGAGCCTTCACTGAGAATGAAATGTTTGTATAGGGCTCTGCGCTGATTTGGTTGTCAGCTTTATCGGCTGCTATCTCGAGGGCCTTTACTTCTTTAGGTTCAAAATCACATAGAAGCAATACCTGATCCCAGTCGCCATCACCGTCAGTGTCTATCTGCTGAGCGGGGATTTCATAATTGCTGCTGGTGATTCTCAAATTGCCTTGAATTAAACCAATGTCGTTTTTATCCAAATAGACAATCGCTCCCGTTTTCTCCACATTGTCCTGATTGATCAACCGAATGACTGGACTGGAGTCAGCCGTACAGCCAAAAAGTGCTGCGTACAATAAGCTTGCAAGGACCATCCACTTCATTTTTCCAATTTCGGGTTGATTATTCACTTTGGTTGTCAATGATTTGTTTGACTTAAAGAGAGCGTGAAGTCACATTTCTACTCAAAAAACAGTTTAAAAATTCAAATTACTGACGTAACCCTATCAGTATCAATGGTATTCAATACTCTATGTATTCCTGATCACCAATGTTGACCTGACTGGCCCATGATTGAAACAGGGAATCCAATTCCTTCAACTTCTGCGGGTTTTGCAAGGCCAAATTGGACTGCTCCAACGGATCAGAAGCCAGATCGTAAAGCTCAGTTTCGAACTCATCTCCCTGAGATACCAGCTTCCAATTGCCCTGCCGGACTGCACGATGCTCCTTGGGGTTACTCTGCCAGAAAAGAAGCTCATGTCCAGAATCAGGGGCTCCTTTGAGGACTGGAACCAGACTCTTACCGTCAATAGGCAGAATGGGTTTCTCATTGAATTGGTCAGGATATTGGGCGTTGGCCAGTTCTAAAAAAGTAGGCATAAAATCAATTAAATGACCGACCCGATCAGTTGTACTTCCGGATGCGACCACACCCGGCCAGTTGACAATTAGTGGAGTTTTGATCCCTCCTTCATGGTTCCATCTTTTAAATCTCCTGTAGGGTGTATTGCTGGCGTTGGCCCAGCCAGCCCCTACTGAGCGGTAAGACTCCACAGGACCAGGTGCTATATCTGGTGTATAGTTGGCATCCTCAGCACAGCCCCCATTGTCAGACAGGAAGATAATGAGGGTGTTTTCTCTTTCACCCAGGGCCTCGAGCTTGTCCAGTACCCTTCCCACGTTTTGGTCTACCCGATCGATCATCGCCGCGTATACAGCCATTTTAGAAACCCACTCATCCTTATCTTCCACT
This Marinoscillum sp. 108 DNA region includes the following protein-coding sequences:
- a CDS encoding DUF4861 family protein, which translates into the protein MKWMVLASLLYAALFGCTADSSPVIRLINQDNVEKTGAIVYLDKNDIGLIQGNLRITSSNYEIPAQQIDTDGDGDWDQVLLLCDFEPKEVKALEIAADKADNQISAEPYTNISFSVKAQDRFAGSKITEIVRKRGATQRISDPFFQLEGPGIENDKVAFRTFFDPRNGKDIYGKTTDQMILDRAGIGSSWHQLSDWGMDILRVGQSLGAGGLGVIEEGTLYRLGDADEITYQELYSGDLESSHRLEFKGWDSGSRKIDGSERLTLTKGKYYYRNDIGISDTTLTLAVGIPSFKSDSVTFRKHNDLFSSISTYENQADGTDSKLGLAVLFSSDQYVDHGSTDTTGTVSDTHYVALKGQPETRIYFFACWELSDVYFSKRSNFEEYLQKEADKLSNTIQIIKK